In a genomic window of Candidatus Babeliales bacterium:
- a CDS encoding glycerophosphodiester phosphodiesterase, with translation MNKKCIYALAMITFSMPLYPVLKVGHRGACGYEPDNTLRSFAKAISFGVDMIELDVHVCKSGELVVFHDHKLNKIVRDGGYVAQKTLAELQALDVGKGEAIPTLSQVFDLMAPTNIIINIELKGMGTAQAVAELIQLYVREKGYSYERFVVTSFNHYELETFRTFCAEVSMGAIINGLPIGLAEFGERVGASCIVVDINCMNQALVDDAHARGMKIMVYTVNDYDDIALMKAMGVDGIISNFPDRI, from the coding sequence ATGAATAAAAAATGTATCTATGCATTGGCAATGATTACATTTTCTATGCCTCTCTATCCAGTGCTCAAAGTTGGCCATCGTGGTGCGTGTGGCTATGAGCCAGATAATACGTTGCGATCATTTGCTAAGGCAATTAGCTTCGGTGTGGATATGATTGAACTTGATGTCCATGTTTGCAAGTCAGGAGAGCTTGTAGTATTTCATGATCATAAACTTAATAAAATAGTTCGCGATGGTGGCTATGTTGCACAAAAAACATTAGCAGAGTTGCAAGCGCTTGACGTGGGCAAAGGAGAAGCAATACCAACATTGTCACAAGTTTTTGATCTTATGGCTCCTACCAATATTATTATCAATATTGAATTGAAAGGAATGGGGACGGCACAAGCAGTTGCAGAACTTATACAGCTCTATGTACGGGAAAAAGGATATTCGTATGAGCGGTTTGTAGTAACTTCTTTTAATCATTATGAATTAGAAACGTTCCGTACATTTTGTGCAGAGGTTTCTATGGGTGCGATTATAAATGGACTGCCGATTGGACTTGCAGAATTTGGTGAACGAGTAGGAGCGTCTTGCATTGTTGTTGATATTAACTGTATGAATCAAGCCTTGGTTGATGATGCGCATGCACGTGGTATGAAGATTATGGTGTATACCGTCAACGATTATGATGATATAGCATTAATGAAAGCAATGGGAGTTGACGGTATAATCTCAAATTTTCCTGACCGTATTTAA